From Panthera uncia isolate 11264 chromosome X, Puncia_PCG_1.0, whole genome shotgun sequence, the proteins below share one genomic window:
- the LOC125932159 gene encoding zinc finger X-linked protein ZXDB-like — MFRPAAGGGVAPPPLLWFPRSLSDAEMESPRLLPATGTRQSEGAGIPAGGSRVHGGPDPWAGQVPARRLLLLRGLQDGGPERGCEEARAASRGSGPSPLAPRPDYAGGGGGSGDGDDLFLVLLDPVGGDVETSEARQASGPVGREEAQSNPQLQKGESGGNPLGRPALGPHCQSAVPAPPPAQAPTPVPAAGLGPAMAFASTITIHNQNLLLRFENGVLTLATPPPPAWEPGVAPAPQPGGLMTPQAGIPHAAQPSDCPELPPDLLLAEPAEPVSAPAPEEEAENQLAAQSPRRPLGPGPGVVLYLCPEAQCGQTFAKKHQLKVHLLTHSSSQGQRPFKCPLGGCGWTFTTSYKLKRHLQSHDKLRPFGCPAEGCGKSFTTVYNLKAHMKGHEQENSFKCEVCEESFPTQAKLSAHQRSHFEPERPYQCAFSGCKKTFITVSALFSHNRAHFREQELFSCSFPGCSKQYDKACRLKIHLRSHTGERPFLCDFDGCGWNFTSMSKLLRHKRKHDDDRRFMCPVEGCGKSFTRAEHLKGHSITHLGTKPFVCPVEGCCARFSARSSLYIHSKKHLQDVDTWKSRCPVSTCNKLFTSKHSMKTHMAKRHNLSQDLLAQLEAANSLTPSSELTSQGQSDLNDAELVSLFSDVPGSSSAAVLDTALVNSGILTIDVASVSSTLAGNLPANNNNSLGQAVDPRTLMATSDLPQSLDTSLFFGTTASGFQQSPLDMDDASSLSVGPLASLGPLAMKNSSQEPQALTPSSKLTVDTDALTPSSTLCENSVSELLMPTKAEWNVHPDSDFFGQEEETQFGFSNPAGNHGSQKETDLITVTGSSFLV, encoded by the coding sequence ATGTTCAGGCCCGCGGCAGGGGGCGGGGTcgctcctcctcctctgctctggtTCCCGCGGAGCCTCTCGGACGCTGAGATGGAAAGCCCAAGGCTGCTCCCAGCTACCGGGACGCGACAGAGCGAGGGTGCTGGCATCCCCGCGGGCGGCAGCCGGGTCCACGGAGGCCCTGACCCGTGGGCTGGCCAGGTCCCCGCGCGCCGACTCCTGCTGCTCCGGGGCCTCCAAGATGGCGGGCCCGAGAGGGGGTGCGAGGAGGCCCGCGCGGCCTCACGGGGCTCAGGCCCCAGCCCGTTGGCGCCCAGGCCAGATTACGCTGGCGGCGGTGGCGGCAGCGGCGACGGCGATGACCTTTTCCTGGTGCTGCTGGACCCAGTGGGTGGTGATGTGGAGACCTCGGAAGCCCGCCAGGCCTCAGGGCCTGTAGGAAGGGAGGAGGCCCAGTCTAACCCACAGCTCCAGAAGGGTGAGAGTGGTGGGAACCCACTTGGGCGACCGGCGCTAGGCCCCCACTGCCAGTCTGCggtccccgccccacccccggcccAAGCCCCAACCCCGGTCCCCGCCGCAGGCCTGGGACCAGCCATGGCCTTCGCGAGCACTATCACCATCCACAACCAAAACCTGCTTTTGCGCTTTGAGAATGGTGTCCTCACCCTTGCCACGCCCCCGCCGCCAGCCTGGGAGCCTGGGGTCGCGCCTGCCCCTCAGCCCGGGGGTCTGATGACTCCTCAAGCGGGGATCCCACACGCAGCGCAGCCCAGCGACTGCCCCGAGCTGCCGCCCGACCTCCTGCTGGCCGAACCGGCTGAACCGGTGTCTGCCCCGGCGcctgaggaggaggcagagaaccAGCTCGCAGCCCAGAGCCCCCGCAGGCCGCTGGGCCCAGGCCCGGGGGTGGTGCTGTACCTGTGTCCCGAGGCCCAGTGCGGACAAACCTTTGCCAAGAAGCACCAGCTGAAAGTGCACCTGCTGACTCACAGCAGCAGCCAGGGCCAGCGGCCCTTCAAGTGCCCCCTGGGCGGCTGCGGCTGGACTTTCACCACCTCCTACAAGCTCAAGAGGCACCTGCAGTCTCACGACAAACTTCGGCCCTTTGGCTGCCCTGCGGAGGGCTGTGGCAAGAGCTTCACCACGGTGTATAACCTTAAGGCACACATGAAGGGCCATGAGCAGGAGAACTCATTCAAGTGCGAGGTGTGCGAGGAGAGCTTCCCTACACAGGCCAAACTCAGCGCCCACCAACGCAGCCATTTCGAGCCCGAGAGGCCCTATCAGTGCGCGTTTTCTGGCTGCAAGAAGACGTTTATCACAGTGAGTGCCCTGTTTTCCCATAACCGTGCCCACTTCAGGGAACAGGAACTCTTCTCCTGCTCTTTTCCTGGATGCAGCAAACAGTACGACAAGGCTTGTCGCCTGAAAATTCACCTGCGGAGCCACACAGGTGAGAGACCTTTCCTTTGTGACTTTGACGGCTGTGGCTGGAACTTCACCAGCATGTCCAAACTCTTAAGGCACAAAAGGAAGCACGATGATGACCGGAGGTTCATGTGTCCTGTGGAAGGCTGTGGGAAATCTTTCACGAGGGCCGAGCACCTGAAAGGCCACAGCATAACCCACCTGGGCACAAAGCCTTTTGTGTGCCCTGTGGAAGGCTGCTGTGCCAGGTTCTCTGCTCGCAGTAGTCTCTACATTCACTCCAAGAAACACTTGCAGGATGTGGACACTTGGAAAAGCCGTTGCCCAGTCTCTACTTGTAATAAACTTTTCACATCCAAGCACAGCATGAAGACCCACATGGCCAAAAGGCACAACCTCAGCCAGGATCTCTTAGCTCAGCTGGAAGCTGCAAATTCTCTTACACCCAGCAGTGAACTTACCAGCCAGGGACAGAGTGATCTCAATGATGCAGAGCTAGTGTCTCTCTTCTCTGATGTGCCTGGCAGTAGTTCTGCTGCAGTGTTGGACACAGCACTGGTGAACTCTGGAATCTTGACTATTGATGTGGCTTCTGTGAGTTCAACTCTGGCGGGGAACCTCcctgctaataataataattccttagGGCAGGCTGTGGACCCTCGGACCTTGATGGCCACCAGTGACCTTCCCCAAAGTCTGgatacctctctcttttttggaaCAACAGCCTCTGGTTTTCAGCAGAGTCCCTTAGATATGGATGATGCCTCAAGTCTAAGTGTGGGGCCATTGGCATCTCTGGGCCCTTTGGCTATGAAAAACTCGAGTCAAGAACCCCAAGCTTTGACGCCCAGCAGCAAGCTAACAGTGGACACAGATGCTCTGACTCCTTCCAGCACCCTTTGTGAAAACAGTGTCTCAGAACTACTGATGCCAACCAAAGCAGAATGGAATGTACATCCTGACTCTGACTTCTTTGGACAGGAGGAAGAAACCCAGTTTGGATTTTCCAATCCAGCAGGAAACCATGGTTCTCAGAAAGAAACAGATCTTATTACAGTGACTGGCAGCTCATTTTTGGTATGA